The following coding sequences lie in one Peribacillus frigoritolerans genomic window:
- a CDS encoding MFS transporter yields the protein MKRIHYSWVILIITFFSIIVAGIVRSSSGVFIVPFENEFGWDRSVISLAFAISLFLYGLSGPFMAALIEVLGLKKMMVLAMSTLLAGILLTFFMEHEWQLILIWGIIIGLGSGVFLTVLSPYVANRWFEKRRGLAVGILTASTATGQLILLPVLAIIIENYSWRWAIGLILVLSLIMLAIILLFMKNNPKEVGTLPYGLEEENLEAVTAQKKNPIAMAFQSLIEAVRVKEFWLLAGSFFICGLSTSGLIGTHFISYCISFGLPVVTAASLLSFMGIFDLIGTTVSGWLSDRFDNRWLLFWYYALRGASLVLLPFALNEGSIGLLIIFSVFYGLDWIATVPPTISISRQVFGMEKSGIVYGWIFAAHQVGAAVAAYGGGLIFKIFNSYTWAFFLAGIFCLLGSLFVILIKKQKAVTKVKDGAMEL from the coding sequence TTGAAACGTATTCATTATAGCTGGGTTATTTTAATCATAACATTCTTCTCGATTATTGTAGCCGGAATCGTTAGGTCATCATCGGGAGTATTCATCGTTCCATTTGAAAATGAGTTCGGGTGGGACCGGTCCGTCATTTCTTTAGCCTTCGCCATAAGTTTGTTTCTATATGGATTATCGGGTCCATTCATGGCCGCTCTAATTGAAGTGCTTGGATTGAAGAAAATGATGGTATTGGCCATGTCCACTTTATTGGCAGGGATTTTACTCACTTTTTTCATGGAGCATGAGTGGCAGCTCATTCTTATTTGGGGAATTATCATTGGATTGGGTTCTGGAGTGTTTTTAACGGTATTGAGCCCATATGTGGCAAATCGTTGGTTCGAGAAGAGGCGGGGACTGGCGGTCGGGATACTCACGGCAAGTACGGCCACAGGTCAGCTCATTTTACTTCCGGTTTTAGCCATCATCATTGAGAATTACTCGTGGAGATGGGCGATTGGATTAATTTTGGTCCTTAGCTTGATCATGCTGGCAATCATCCTTTTGTTCATGAAAAACAATCCGAAGGAAGTGGGCACTCTTCCATATGGATTAGAAGAGGAAAATCTGGAGGCTGTTACAGCCCAAAAGAAGAACCCCATCGCCATGGCCTTTCAGTCGTTGATTGAAGCAGTGAGAGTGAAGGAATTCTGGTTATTGGCAGGAAGCTTTTTTATATGCGGACTTTCAACGAGCGGGTTGATCGGCACACATTTCATTTCTTACTGCATTAGTTTTGGTTTACCGGTTGTGACGGCTGCATCACTGCTATCTTTCATGGGAATCTTTGATTTGATTGGTACGACTGTATCCGGGTGGTTATCAGATCGTTTTGATAACCGTTGGCTGTTGTTTTGGTATTACGCTCTAAGGGGTGCTTCCCTCGTATTACTTCCTTTTGCGCTAAATGAAGGCTCAATCGGCCTATTGATCATCTTTTCCGTTTTTTATGGCTTGGATTGGATTGCCACCGTTCCTCCGACCATAAGCATTTCAAGGCAAGTCTTTGGCATGGAGAAAAGCGGGATCGTATACGGGTGGATATTCGCGGCCCATCAGGTCGGTGCAGCAGTGGCGGCGTACGGTGGAGGGCTTATCTTCAAAATATTCAACTCCTATACATGGGCATTCTTCCTTGCAGGAATCTTTTGCTTATTGGGCAGCTTGTTTGTCATACTGATAAAAAAGCAAAAAGCGGTCACGAAAGTTAAAGATGGTGCAATGGAGTTATAG
- a CDS encoding DUF418 domain-containing protein produces the protein MKDTMVPLQESKRIVSIDILRGLAILGIFLVNMPSFHSPLLYIDGAERWSGGWDRILYRFSDIVAQASFYPLFAFLFGFGAIILAVRSEEKGISFPLLYMKRLSFLLILGCIHAFFIWHGDILINYAVFGFALLFFYKMKGRNLILLGSVCYVLPFAILGSLFLIMGIFDSEGMAVTTDSAMMKQSLEVYQSGTFTELMSQRALDWYMVNNPFNAIILFLSIFPFFLMGAGVAKQGFLQNPAQYKRQLKAISIVSLLLGMSIKILPYVTVYHFGTIFVQDYLGGPLLTIFYITAIALLAERAGASRLLYPLSYIGRMSMSNYLFQSMVCTAIFYSYGLGLYGSVSYTTGFVFLIALFCLQILLSLLWMGLFNYGPVEYIWRFFTYGKKPVMRR, from the coding sequence ATGAAGGACACGATGGTACCATTGCAGGAAAGTAAACGGATCGTAAGCATCGATATTTTACGTGGATTAGCCATTTTAGGGATTTTTTTAGTGAATATGCCTTCATTCCACTCTCCGCTCTTGTACATAGACGGTGCCGAGCGGTGGTCCGGAGGATGGGACAGGATTTTGTACAGATTCAGTGATATCGTCGCACAGGCCAGCTTTTATCCGTTATTTGCCTTTCTGTTCGGTTTCGGGGCAATCATTTTGGCAGTAAGGAGTGAAGAAAAGGGTATTTCATTTCCGTTACTATATATGAAAAGGCTAAGTTTCCTGCTGATACTTGGATGCATTCATGCTTTCTTCATCTGGCATGGGGACATCCTCATTAATTATGCTGTATTTGGGTTTGCACTTTTGTTTTTTTATAAGATGAAGGGCAGGAATTTAATTCTGCTAGGCTCGGTTTGTTATGTCCTACCATTTGCGATATTGGGTTCTCTATTTCTTATAATGGGCATTTTTGATAGTGAAGGGATGGCGGTTACGACTGATTCGGCGATGATGAAACAGTCTTTGGAAGTTTATCAATCTGGTACATTTACGGAACTGATGAGTCAAAGGGCGCTGGATTGGTATATGGTGAACAACCCTTTTAATGCCATTATCCTTTTTTTATCGATTTTTCCGTTTTTTTTAATGGGAGCAGGTGTTGCAAAACAAGGCTTTCTCCAAAATCCAGCCCAATATAAACGACAATTGAAAGCGATATCGATTGTAAGCTTGCTATTGGGCATGTCAATAAAGATTCTGCCGTATGTGACGGTATACCATTTTGGTACGATATTCGTGCAGGATTATTTGGGAGGACCGTTACTTACGATTTTTTATATCACGGCAATCGCGCTTTTGGCGGAGCGGGCAGGGGCTTCCCGCCTGTTATACCCGCTTTCGTATATCGGAAGGATGTCGATGAGCAATTACTTGTTCCAATCGATGGTATGTACGGCCATTTTTTATTCATATGGGCTTGGTTTATATGGATCAGTCTCTTATACGACAGGTTTTGTTTTCCTAATAGCCCTGTTTTGCCTGCAAATTCTGCTTTCCTTATTGTGGATGGGTCTGTTTAATTACGGACCGGTTGAATATATATGGCGTTTTTTTACATATGGTAAAAAGCCGGTTATGCGCCGTTGA
- a CDS encoding YisL family protein — MTHMHITAWVIGIILFFVTYSMLKGENPKAKMLHMITRLFYLLIFLTGGMLITDFGAYAVKMIVGIIVIAAMEMVLVRTKKGKSTGAMWILFIVALVFVLYLGLSLPQGLYIFK; from the coding sequence ATGACACATATGCATATTACAGCTTGGGTTATCGGAATCATTCTTTTCTTTGTCACATATTCGATGCTTAAAGGTGAAAACCCGAAAGCGAAAATGCTACATATGATAACACGGTTGTTCTATCTATTGATTTTCCTTACTGGCGGCATGCTGATCACTGATTTTGGTGCTTACGCAGTGAAAATGATTGTTGGAATCATCGTGATTGCGGCGATGGAAATGGTGCTGGTCCGTACGAAAAAAGGAAAAAGCACAGGTGCCATGTGGATATTGTTCATCGTAGCGCTTGTATTCGTCCTTTATTTAGGGCTTTCCTTGCCACAAGGATTGTATATTTTTAAATAA
- a CDS encoding DUF2777 domain-containing protein, with the protein MSQQQRTKLMNRQTRAFTEGTVENINQQWIFFDDETDEACSIEDHVDSIIEVYRGGRWQQGVIEEEGKILLHREITFLRENEPIRIRKKLLYSFERLLEELNDDSFFQFVTTLNSLDFSIYDCIYSYNQLTFLRAVPNQSGVNFFTFDNESQICLVQHHFSYGKKDHDRFEFTLNTGKRIVIEKVNSQ; encoded by the coding sequence ATGAGTCAGCAACAACGAACTAAGTTAATGAACAGGCAAACAAGAGCTTTTACCGAAGGAACAGTGGAAAATATCAATCAACAATGGATTTTTTTTGATGATGAAACAGATGAGGCCTGCTCCATTGAAGACCACGTTGACAGCATCATCGAAGTGTACAGGGGTGGGCGCTGGCAGCAAGGAGTAATTGAAGAAGAGGGAAAAATCCTGCTTCATCGGGAAATCACCTTCTTAAGGGAAAATGAGCCCATTCGGATACGCAAAAAACTGCTCTACTCTTTTGAACGTTTATTGGAAGAATTGAACGACGATTCCTTTTTCCAATTTGTAACGACATTGAATTCACTTGATTTTTCTATTTATGATTGTATATATAGCTATAACCAGCTCACTTTTTTAAGGGCCGTCCCAAACCAGTCCGGCGTGAATTTCTTCACCTTTGATAACGAGAGCCAAATTTGTCTCGTTCAGCACCACTTTTCTTACGGGAAAAAGGACCATGATCGTTTTGAATTCACCCTGAACACCGGAAAAAGGATCGTCATTGAGAAAGTGAATTCACAATAA
- the asnB gene encoding asparagine synthase (glutamine-hydrolyzing) — protein sequence MCGITGWVHFQKDLRTKTKTLENMTKTLAKRGPDEENVWSEAHVAFGHKRLTVVDAEGGKQPMTKNHENGRYTLCYNGELYNTEDIRKQLLLKGYSFSGHSDTEVLLTSYIEWKEKCIDLFNGIFAFAIWDEKEQKLFVGRDRMGVKPFFYAERDGGFIFGSELKAILAHPDVKTEIDREGLSEVFGVGPSRKPGSGVFHNIQELRPAHALTLSRKGLRIWRYWNVKSEEHRDTLDETAEKVRFLVEDAVTRQLVSDVPLCTFLSGGLDSSAITAIAANAYQKEGKGPLHTYSIDYEDNERYFEANDFQPNSDGYWIKKMSDSFNTVHHSSIITQEQLTNYLTEAVLVRDLPGMADVDSSLLWFCKEIKRDFVVGLSGECADEIFGGYPWFHREDDLNRAGFPWMRSTDERVSLLKKGWREKLRLEEYAQEAYLTTLAETPKLEGESGVAAKRRELFYVNLLWFMTTLLDRKDRMSMGASLEVRVPFADHRLVEYAWNIPWEMKMEGNREKGILRKALEGLLPDEVLYRKKSPYPKTHNPIYTDRVQAWLKDLLMDKNSVLHEFFDKQKLTDIVDSKGAAFKVPWFGQLMSGPQLLAHLAQTHVWFKEYDIQIIE from the coding sequence ATGTGTGGGATAACAGGCTGGGTGCATTTTCAAAAAGATTTACGGACAAAAACGAAAACGCTGGAAAACATGACAAAAACGTTGGCAAAGCGGGGGCCAGACGAAGAAAATGTTTGGAGCGAAGCCCATGTTGCCTTTGGTCATAAACGGTTAACGGTTGTCGATGCGGAAGGCGGAAAACAGCCGATGACGAAAAATCACGAAAACGGCAGATATACGCTTTGTTATAATGGTGAGCTATATAACACCGAGGATATTCGTAAACAGCTATTATTAAAAGGATATTCCTTTAGCGGTCATTCTGATACAGAAGTTTTGCTAACTTCTTATATAGAATGGAAAGAAAAATGCATTGACTTGTTCAATGGGATTTTTGCGTTTGCGATTTGGGATGAAAAGGAACAGAAATTATTCGTTGGAAGAGATCGCATGGGGGTAAAACCATTCTTTTATGCGGAAAGGGACGGCGGGTTCATTTTCGGATCGGAGCTGAAGGCGATTCTGGCCCATCCGGATGTTAAAACGGAGATTGACCGCGAAGGGCTGTCTGAAGTTTTTGGTGTTGGTCCATCCCGAAAGCCAGGTTCAGGCGTATTTCATAATATCCAGGAATTAAGGCCTGCCCATGCGCTTACCTTATCAAGGAAAGGCCTCCGGATTTGGAGATATTGGAATGTGAAAAGCGAAGAACACCGGGATACGCTTGATGAGACGGCCGAGAAGGTTCGTTTCCTTGTCGAAGATGCAGTGACACGGCAACTTGTATCAGATGTTCCGCTTTGTACCTTCTTATCAGGAGGGCTTGACTCAAGCGCAATAACGGCCATTGCTGCAAACGCCTATCAAAAAGAAGGGAAAGGGCCGCTTCATACGTATTCCATTGATTATGAGGATAATGAGCGCTATTTTGAAGCAAATGATTTTCAGCCTAACTCTGATGGGTATTGGATTAAAAAGATGTCGGATAGTTTTAACACGGTTCACCATTCATCGATCATCACTCAAGAGCAGTTGACAAATTATTTAACGGAAGCTGTCCTTGTAAGGGACCTCCCAGGCATGGCGGATGTCGATTCTTCCTTACTTTGGTTTTGTAAGGAAATCAAGCGGGATTTTGTTGTAGGCTTGTCCGGTGAATGTGCGGACGAAATTTTTGGCGGTTACCCATGGTTTCATCGTGAAGATGATTTGAATCGTGCTGGTTTTCCATGGATGAGATCTACGGATGAGCGGGTATCTTTATTGAAAAAGGGATGGCGCGAGAAATTGAGGCTTGAGGAATATGCGCAGGAAGCTTATTTGACCACCCTTGCCGAAACGCCTAAATTGGAAGGGGAAAGCGGTGTAGCGGCAAAGCGGAGAGAGCTTTTCTATGTGAATTTATTATGGTTCATGACGACTCTCCTTGACCGGAAGGACCGGATGAGTATGGGTGCAAGTTTAGAGGTGCGCGTGCCATTTGCGGATCATCGCCTTGTTGAATATGCATGGAACATTCCTTGGGAAATGAAAATGGAAGGCAACCGTGAAAAGGGTATTCTAAGGAAGGCTTTGGAGGGGCTGTTACCGGATGAAGTATTATATCGTAAAAAAAGTCCATATCCAAAAACCCATAACCCTATATATACAGACCGTGTGCAGGCGTGGTTGAAAGACTTACTGATGGATAAAAATTCGGTCCTGCATGAGTTTTTCGATAAGCAAAAGCTAACCGATATAGTAGATTCCAAGGGTGCCGCTTTTAAAGTGCCGTGGTTCGGGCAATTGATGTCAGGTCCACAGCTGCTCGCTCACTTGGCACAAACCCATGTATGGTTCAAAGAATATGATATACAAATAATCGAATGA
- a CDS encoding glycoside hydrolase family 13 protein, whose product MEFSSIHHRPNDNYGYPINTETLHIRLRTKKQDISSVGLIFGDPYISDNGQWQYEELPMSLSGSDNRYDYWHIYVKPPYRRIRYGFKVTSEDESAFYTEKGFFKEAPRDPGCYFAIPYLHQNEVFGAPEWVKDTIWYQIFPERFANGNPDNDPEGVKPWGSEDPAVDNFFGGDFEGIIEHLDYLENLGINGIYFTPIFHAYSNHKYDTIDYRSIDPQFGTKETLKTLITECHKRNIRVMLDAVFNHSGYYFPPFQDLLEKGEKSKYKDWFHPHSFPLKGGERPNYETFGFFESMPKLNTANPEVKEYLLEVSAYWIKEFDIDAWRLDVANEVDQPFWREFRTTVKNIKPDLYVLGEIWHDSMPWLRGDQFDAVMNYPFTNQVFRLIASQTINAREFTEEMTAIYHSYPTNVFDVTFNLLGSHDTPRIFTDCGEDLARAKLIHAILLTFNGSPCIYYGDEIGLTGGMDPGCRKCMVWEEEKQNTELLNEIKALISLRKEERLLANDGKFKFLDTAGNENIVAYQKYNEKRSVVILINPTDVQQTFTLPLDLEGRTLTDLRTKETTQVGKFELSGYQYKILAINH is encoded by the coding sequence ATGGAATTTTCATCCATACACCATAGACCTAATGACAATTACGGCTATCCCATCAACACTGAAACCCTACATATCCGCCTACGTACGAAAAAACAAGATATCTCCTCAGTTGGATTGATTTTTGGTGATCCATACATATCAGATAATGGTCAATGGCAGTACGAAGAGCTTCCCATGAGTTTGTCAGGCAGCGATAACCGTTATGATTATTGGCATATTTATGTGAAGCCTCCCTACCGAAGAATTCGTTATGGGTTCAAGGTAACCTCAGAAGATGAAAGTGCTTTTTACACGGAAAAAGGCTTCTTTAAAGAAGCCCCCCGAGATCCCGGATGCTATTTCGCGATTCCCTATCTGCACCAAAATGAAGTTTTCGGGGCACCGGAATGGGTCAAGGATACAATTTGGTACCAAATTTTCCCTGAACGTTTTGCGAACGGAAACCCCGACAACGATCCGGAAGGTGTGAAACCCTGGGGAAGTGAAGACCCGGCGGTGGATAATTTTTTTGGCGGGGACTTTGAAGGAATCATTGAACATTTGGATTACCTAGAGAATCTCGGCATCAACGGAATCTATTTCACGCCAATCTTCCATGCTTACTCCAATCATAAATACGATACGATTGATTATCGGAGTATCGATCCGCAATTCGGAACGAAGGAAACATTGAAAACGCTCATAACCGAATGTCACAAACGGAATATCCGGGTCATGCTGGATGCCGTTTTTAACCATAGCGGCTACTATTTCCCCCCTTTTCAGGATCTGCTCGAAAAAGGAGAGAAATCGAAATATAAGGATTGGTTCCACCCACATAGCTTCCCACTTAAAGGAGGGGAAAGGCCCAATTATGAAACATTCGGTTTTTTTGAATCGATGCCAAAATTGAATACGGCAAATCCGGAGGTGAAAGAATATCTGCTCGAAGTCTCGGCTTATTGGATCAAGGAGTTCGATATAGACGCCTGGCGGCTCGATGTGGCAAATGAAGTCGATCAGCCATTCTGGCGTGAATTTCGAACAACGGTGAAAAATATAAAGCCTGACCTTTATGTTCTTGGGGAAATTTGGCATGACTCAATGCCATGGCTTCGCGGCGATCAGTTCGATGCCGTCATGAATTACCCTTTCACCAACCAAGTTTTTCGCCTGATCGCCTCACAAACCATCAATGCACGCGAGTTCACAGAAGAAATGACAGCCATCTATCACAGTTATCCGACCAATGTTTTTGATGTGACATTCAATCTTCTTGGAAGCCATGATACACCGCGGATTTTCACGGATTGCGGGGAAGATCTAGCTCGAGCCAAGCTCATCCACGCAATCCTGCTGACATTCAATGGCAGCCCTTGTATATACTATGGCGATGAAATCGGCTTAACCGGTGGCATGGATCCAGGGTGCCGAAAATGCATGGTCTGGGAAGAGGAAAAACAAAACACCGAGCTGCTCAATGAAATTAAGGCATTGATCTCCTTGCGAAAAGAAGAAAGATTACTTGCCAATGACGGGAAGTTCAAATTCCTTGATACAGCCGGAAACGAAAATATCGTGGCCTACCAAAAGTATAATGAAAAACGTTCTGTCGTGATCCTCATCAATCCGACGGATGTCCAGCAAACCTTTACCCTCCCTTTGGATTTGGAAGGACGTACACTAACGGATTTAAGAACAAAAGAAACCACACAAGTTGGCAAATTTGAATTGAGCGGTTATCAATATAAAATTCTCGCAATCAATCATTGA
- a CDS encoding sugar ABC transporter substrate-binding protein: MKKLIFHLFMSMFLIVSVSACGSSSDLENEAVKENKKKEDEASNEAKPEKLIIWEEKGRAEALKPVIEAFEKEYGINVEHEELEMATEMYERLRRDGPIGNGKAPDVVTFSHERVGQIVKEGLIQEVKVKDEVLNAFIEPSIRGEMYQDKVFGLPKSVNTSVFFYNKKLMAKSPETMNDLYKMTKELRKGNVHGYYAKWNDFHDSYGVIAGMGGYIFKDKNGKLDPSDIGLNNKGAIKGAAYIQKWYRAGLIPKGDKAAIEKLFIQGNLASIMSDGNSFTERKDIGIAPMPKLPNGQPMKTFMEIKGWHVTAFTKHPYWSTKLVEYLTNDDNAMQRYDLTGEIPPNKSIKHNAAINENERAQALSIQLQYAEPVPNIPEMNKVWGPMNSAMDEMTTQKAKPKRALDKAVKTIKKER, from the coding sequence GTGAAGAAGCTGATTTTTCATTTGTTCATGTCCATGTTTTTGATCGTTAGTGTAAGTGCTTGTGGTTCCAGTTCAGATTTGGAAAATGAAGCAGTGAAAGAAAATAAGAAAAAAGAAGACGAAGCCAGTAATGAAGCGAAGCCGGAAAAATTGATCATATGGGAGGAAAAAGGTAGAGCGGAGGCCCTAAAGCCGGTGATTGAAGCTTTTGAAAAAGAATATGGAATCAACGTTGAGCATGAAGAGCTTGAAATGGCTACCGAGATGTATGAGCGGCTTCGTCGTGATGGGCCAATCGGAAACGGAAAGGCCCCGGATGTCGTAACTTTTTCTCATGAAAGAGTCGGGCAAATCGTGAAGGAAGGCTTAATTCAGGAAGTGAAGGTGAAAGATGAGGTATTGAATGCCTTCATTGAACCTTCAATTAGGGGGGAAATGTATCAAGATAAGGTATTTGGATTGCCGAAATCCGTAAACACATCCGTTTTCTTTTATAATAAAAAATTAATGGCTAAGTCACCTGAGACGATGAATGACCTTTATAAAATGACGAAGGAATTAAGAAAGGGTAACGTTCATGGTTACTACGCCAAATGGAATGATTTCCATGATTCGTATGGAGTGATCGCTGGAATGGGAGGTTATATATTTAAAGATAAGAATGGAAAACTAGATCCTTCCGACATTGGTTTGAATAATAAGGGTGCCATAAAAGGGGCTGCATACATCCAAAAATGGTATAGGGCGGGTTTGATTCCAAAAGGCGACAAGGCAGCGATCGAAAAGTTGTTCATACAAGGGAATTTGGCTTCTATCATGAGTGACGGGAACTCATTTACCGAGCGGAAAGATATAGGAATTGCCCCCATGCCTAAATTACCCAATGGCCAGCCAATGAAAACGTTCATGGAAATCAAAGGCTGGCATGTAACAGCATTCACAAAACATCCTTATTGGTCTACGAAGTTAGTTGAATATTTGACTAATGATGATAATGCAATGCAGCGTTATGATTTAACAGGGGAAATCCCTCCGAATAAATCAATCAAACACAATGCCGCAATCAATGAAAATGAAAGGGCACAAGCCTTAAGCATACAATTACAATACGCTGAACCAGTACCGAATATTCCGGAAATGAATAAGGTATGGGGACCGATGAATTCAGCCATGGATGAAATGACCACTCAAAAAGCAAAACCAAAAAGGGCTTTGGATAAAGCGGTCAAGACGATAAAAAAAGAACGTTAA
- a CDS encoding alpha-amylase family glycosyl hydrolase has product MRKRVLSLALIPLLLFYAIPVGAAEKEQRTWKDEIVYSLLVDRFFDGNTQNNGDANVNDPSAFNGGDFEGVTKKLNYLKDMGYTAIILSPIFANDENGYHGDWVADFYKTDKHYGTMKEFKKLVYEAHKRDMKVIIDFQANNVGPDSTWLTDPQKQGWFHEEKKISKDGSQTDLETGWVDGLPDLNQDNEETRKYLLDAAKWWITETDIDGYRINKVQYVAKDFWKEFVDAVKSEKSNFYTIGDVQGDAELISSYKETGIDAFMAYPQNSELREAFAAPDKELKPVFDAFAKSEDELGGNAHQALFMDTEGMPRFTKDAADHNENPGSRWRMALSYLYTMPGVPIVFYGSEIALNGDIAPDNHKLMNFKTEQELVEYITKLSDLRDMYPALKKGDMELLYEKGGASVFKRVYGEETIVVAMNNTTETQTINLTDKELESNKELRGMLNGDLVRSKDNSYSIVIDRETTEVYTLSPKSIINIPYLLVIGLVLLIFGIFIALVIKRSKRNQPK; this is encoded by the coding sequence ATGAGAAAAAGAGTGTTATCACTCGCTTTAATTCCGTTGCTTCTTTTTTACGCCATTCCAGTAGGAGCAGCTGAAAAAGAACAACGAACTTGGAAGGATGAAATCGTATATTCATTATTGGTCGACAGATTTTTCGATGGAAATACTCAAAATAATGGAGATGCGAACGTGAATGACCCTTCCGCGTTTAATGGCGGGGATTTCGAAGGTGTTACGAAGAAACTTAATTATTTAAAAGATATGGGTTATACCGCTATCATCCTTTCACCGATTTTCGCAAATGATGAAAATGGCTATCATGGCGATTGGGTGGCCGATTTTTATAAAACGGATAAACACTATGGGACAATGAAAGAGTTTAAAAAACTCGTGTATGAGGCACATAAACGCGATATGAAAGTGATCATTGATTTTCAAGCAAATAATGTGGGTCCTGACTCCACTTGGCTGACCGATCCCCAAAAACAAGGTTGGTTCCATGAAGAAAAAAAGATTTCCAAGGACGGCAGCCAAACGGATTTGGAAACAGGCTGGGTCGATGGTCTTCCCGATTTGAATCAAGATAATGAGGAAACAAGAAAATATTTACTGGATGCTGCCAAATGGTGGATAACGGAAACCGATATTGATGGATACCGTATAAATAAAGTCCAATACGTAGCGAAGGATTTTTGGAAGGAATTTGTGGATGCAGTTAAATCTGAAAAATCAAATTTCTATACAATCGGCGATGTACAAGGTGATGCCGAATTGATTTCAAGCTACAAGGAGACGGGTATCGATGCTTTTATGGCTTATCCGCAAAATTCAGAGCTACGGGAAGCATTTGCTGCCCCCGATAAAGAATTGAAACCTGTTTTTGATGCGTTTGCGAAAAGCGAAGATGAATTAGGGGGCAATGCCCATCAGGCTTTGTTCATGGATACGGAGGGAATGCCCCGGTTTACAAAGGATGCAGCCGACCATAACGAAAATCCAGGTTCCAGATGGAGAATGGCGCTGTCGTATCTATATACGATGCCAGGGGTGCCAATCGTATTTTATGGATCGGAAATTGCCTTAAACGGCGATATTGCCCCGGATAATCATAAGTTGATGAATTTTAAGACAGAACAGGAATTGGTGGAATATATAACAAAGCTTTCTGACCTCAGAGACATGTACCCAGCATTGAAAAAAGGGGATATGGAGCTTTTATATGAAAAAGGAGGAGCTTCGGTATTCAAGCGTGTATATGGTGAAGAAACGATTGTCGTCGCCATGAACAATACGACTGAAACTCAAACGATAAACCTTACTGATAAGGAACTTGAAAGCAATAAAGAGTTGAGAGGTATGCTGAATGGGGATCTGGTCCGCAGTAAGGACAACAGTTACTCTATCGTAATCGACAGGGAGACGACAGAAGTCTACACGCTGTCACCTAAGTCGATTATTAATATTCCTTACCTGTTAGTTATAGGATTGGTTCTTCTTATTTTTGGTATATTCATTGCTTTGGTTATTAAGCGTTCAAAACGGAACCAACCAAAATAA